Below is a window of Prionailurus viverrinus isolate Anna chromosome A1, UM_Priviv_1.0, whole genome shotgun sequence DNA.
AACTTATGATCCCGTCTCCTATCTTCAGGAATCTCTGGCTCTTCCTTGCAGGCGGAGAGGTGGTGAGATCCAGTTCTCAGGTTTGGACTCGGGGAAGCAGGCCAGCTGTCAGCATGGGCACTTTGGCCTGCTTTGGTTCTGAGCTGTTCAGGCCTGTCTACCCagataaaggaagtttctgaAGAACCAGCCAAAGTCCCAGCTGAGGACTGGGGATCCGATGTAATTGTCCTCGTTTGCCTCTTCTGTGCGCACCTCCTTAGGGATGCAAGGGAGGGATGGTTACCAGGGACAAGGTTGAAACTGGCCTTGGTCCAATACCAATGACCATCAGTTACAATAGGACAGCCCGTGGCATCTTCATTCCAAACACAGACCATGAAAGGATGTCATTACATATTGATTCCACTGGCCCtgagaagagggggagggcacAGCCCCACCCTGCACGTGGTTGACAGAGTGCCTCTCTCTAACCCCCTTTCCACTTCTCCTAACTTGTAGTCTGGATAAGGCTGCTCCAGGGGAGGGACCTGACTCTTCTAAGCCAATCAGCTTCGTCTCATCCCCTGTGTCCCTATTACTGGTCTAGCAGCTGAGTCTTAAACCAATTAGCACGCGGCATTTGCTCGGTCACAGAGAATTGGTTCAGCAGGGGCCCACTGCCCAGCTGGCCCAGAGCCGACTGTGTTCACAGTCGTGCGAGACTGCTGCCCCTGGGCGCTCTTGGCAGCCATCCTTGACCAGGAGAGAAAAGATGGCGCTGgcacagcacagagctgatgcttGCCCTGTACCCGGACTCTCATAACCAATAAAAcctctttttattgctgaagcCACTTTAAGATTGGTTTTCTACTACTTCAACCAGAGGTAGAACATTCTTACCGATGTGCCAGCTTCATAATTCCTATAATAACCGACAGGTACGCGCTACGTGCACTTTAAAGGCACCGGCTTCTTCACTGACACAACCATCACTTCAGCACAGCAAAAACAACTTCAAAGCCAATTTGGGCCTCCATCTgcttgaaggatatttttggaCCACCCTCCACCACCTAGGAACCGGTATTCTTGCAAGAAAGGTCCACTATATCACTCTTCGACCCTTGCATAATGGACACAATGGCCAACTCTTCCAGGTGCCGAGGAAAAGCTTTTCTCTTCCTATGGCCTGGTATATTTCCCTTTTCCCACTGGATGTCAGGAAGCTCAGAGCTATCCCAAGAGCTCCACTGAGGTCACCATCTCTTCCTTAGGTCCTACCACAGTCATGTCCCCCAACATGCAGTGTTGTTGAGAGGCTTGGCTGGTGTCTAGTAAGTTCTCAGCTAAGCACCTCACATCTAGCAAGCGCACAGTACAGAGGAAGCTTTGATCATGTCTGATGTTTTCTGATCTTCCCTTCTACTTTATTTGTAACCGTCTGGTACCTGTATTTCATTGTAGGTATTGCCTCACACACATTTTGGGAGTAGgcaatgaaaaacaataaagaaatctgGTTCATAGTTCTTTCCCCGTATTTCCTCCCAATGATCCCCGTATTCTAGTTAGAAAACCCAATCAGAAGCAGCTGGAGAGggtggatttttatttcttcttaaaaaaaataaataaaatgaatacacgGGCTGggatttccttcccttctctcattctcccccttaaaaagaagcaaacactGTGAGAGAGTCCTTAagatagagaggcagagagcgggCCACCTGGACCCACGCCGGAAGGAGAAGCAGCTCGACACATGAGGGGCCGGAGCGAGGCCTGGCGGGGGAGCGCAGCCTGCCCGACCGTGGCCGCTAGCGGGGGTGATCTATCGTCGGCGGGGATGGACCTTCCGGGATCTCCCCAGAGCCCTCACAGCTCAGTCTTCACCTTGTGCATCAGATCCTTCTGGTCAATCTTGTCTAGGTCCTGGTACCAGCGGTTGTAGGCCAGTAGGGCCACGTTCTTGGCAGCCACGGCCATCACCTCCACGGAGCTGGCCGCCCACTCCAGGGCATTGAGGTGGAAGAGCTGGTCGTGGAGGGCGAAGCGCGGGAGGCCGGTGTGGGAGCCGTACAGGGGGTGGGCCTGCCACTCAGCCGTCTGCACCGAGTAATAGGAGCGGAAGAGGGTCTTCAGCTGGGACCGGAGGAGGGGTTTGGGGGACTGCACTCGCCAAACGGCTGCCTCCTGAGGCTGCTTCCGCCGGAAGTTGGCCGAGATGTTGACGGGACAGATGTTGTCCAGGGCACAGAAGAAGTTGGGGAAATCCGTGGTGAGGATGCTGGCAAAGGGGAAAAGCTTAGGGTCGGGGAAACCAAAGTAGGAAGAGTTGAGGTAGCCATGGACCAAGGAGACGACGGTGGGCTGGAAAGGGCCCTGGACGGCATCAATGGGCGGGTCGAAGCCTTCGAAGCTGATGGTGCTGCTGCTGTTGTCCAGGTGCAGGGGGGTGGCGATGACCACTATGTCATAGAAGTCAGAGCCATTGCCCACCTCGTTCTCATACTCTACATAGTACAAGGGTTTCCcttctggaaggagagagaatagagCACAAAAGTCGATTTATTTCTCGGTTTCTACCCACTGATCTCCCCCTGGGGCCTAGTGCTGAGGGGATGAGACTCCCGTGCACCTGGGCTGTCCAGATGGTGGGTCCTGGGCTTTCCATGCCGGTGTGGCTGCAGGGTGAGCACTGGactgggagtcaggagacctgagCTTTGGCTCTAGCTCTGCTGTGGACTAGCTGGAGGAACTCGGGCAAGGCTGTGGCTCGAAGTCCTCCGTGGTCAAACGAACTGGGCTAG
It encodes the following:
- the PCYOX1L gene encoding prenylcysteine oxidase-like isoform X2; this translates as MARAARLLAALAVLLAAAATGGDARPSKIGLRHRREVVGRSAIFSGEHFVLEETDWYLLNLFRLWWHYGISFLRLQMWVEEVMEKFMRIYKYQAHGYAFSGVEELLYSLGESAFVNMTQRSVAESLLQVGVTQRFIDDVVSAVLRASYGQSAAMPAFAGAMSLAGAQGSLWSVEGGNKLVCSGLLKLTKANVIHATVTTVTLQQTEGKPLYYVEYENEVGNGSDFYDIVVIATPLHLDNSSSTISFEGFDPPIDAVQGPFQPTVVSLVHGYLNSSYFGFPDPKLFPFASILTTDFPNFFCALDNICPVNISANFRRKQPQEAAVWRVQSPKPLLRSQLKTLFRSYYSVQTAEWQAHPLYGSHTGLPRFALHDQLFHLNALEWAASSVEVMAVAAKNVALLAYNRWYQDLDKIDQKDLMHKVKTEL